Sequence from the Mycobacterium florentinum genome:
CGCGACGGCCTACGCGGAGATCCTCGCGACGACCGGAGTGGAGCGCGGATTGCTCGGCCCCCGGGAAGTCGATCGGGTCTGGGACCGCCACCTATTGAATAGTGCAGCGGTCGCCGAACTGCTCGAGGACGGCGAACGGGTGGTCGACATCGGGAGCGGAGCCGGGTTACCGGGGATACCGTTGGCGATCGCGCGACCGGATCTCGAGGTCGTTCTGGTGGAGCCGCTGTTGCGCCGCAGCGAGTTTCTCAAAGAGGTCGTCGCCCAACTAGGGTTAGCGATCGAAGTGGTGCGCGGTCGTGCCGAAGAACCCGGGGTACGCAAACGCTTCGGTGACCGAGATGTCGCGGTGTCGCGAGCGGTTGCGGCATTGGACAAGTTGACGAAGTGGAGCATGCCGTTGCTACGGCCGGGTGGACGCATGATTGCGATCAAGGGGGAGCGTGCTCCCGACGAAGTCCAGGAACACCGGCGTGGGATGGCAGCGCTGGATGCAGTTGATGTCAGGGTGGTGACATGTGGCGCGAGCTATTTGCGTCCGCCCGCAACCGTGGTGGTAGCGCAGCGCGCAATGCGATCGGGACGCGGGTCGGCACCAAGGGCGGACAGGAGAAAGCGATGAGCTCTCCCCGGGATCGGTCCGGAGGCTCGAGTCCAAGCGTGGAGCACCCGCATCCGGCGGGGGCGCCCATCGCGCCGCCACTTGCGCCGGAGGAGGCGGTGCCGCTCGCGGACGAAGCGCCGAGCGAAACCGCGGCGGATGTTTCACGTGAAACATCGAACG
This genomic interval carries:
- the rsmG gene encoding 16S rRNA (guanine(527)-N(7))-methyltransferase RsmG, with the protein product MFHVKHVGGSDGAAAPADAGNPDGPGPAPAAASDIFGPRLNTATAYAEILATTGVERGLLGPREVDRVWDRHLLNSAAVAELLEDGERVVDIGSGAGLPGIPLAIARPDLEVVLVEPLLRRSEFLKEVVAQLGLAIEVVRGRAEEPGVRKRFGDRDVAVSRAVAALDKLTKWSMPLLRPGGRMIAIKGERAPDEVQEHRRGMAALDAVDVRVVTCGASYLRPPATVVVAQRAMRSGRGSAPRADRRKR